ACTTATAACAAGCAACAGTTCTAATCTTTGAGTTCATTCTACCTCCTTTGGAGTTACCTGCAAAGTCAGTTGCaacatttctatttttataaatttggtaAATTTCTTTACCATCATGTTCATAACCTCTTTTTTTGAGATATATACACCTGAGTCTGCATCAGATTCAACCTTTCTGGAGGTCTTCTTGCTAGTATCTTTGAGTGCAATGGATTGCTTATGTTcaatctcctcttcttctttcaatcTACCAAGCTCGAGCTCGTGTTCTTTGAGCTTACCAAATAGTGTAGCCATATTCATGTTAGTTAAATCTTTAGATTCAAATATGGCTgttacctttggttgccaacTCCTGTTAAGACTCTTTAAGATCTTGATGTTGATTTCCTCCTTCTCATAAGCTTTGTCAAGAGCCATCAAGTGATTGACAAAGTGAGTAAACCTCTTCTGCACGTCATATATGGTCCTTTCAGctttcatcctgaacatttcgtactCTTGTACCAAGGagttctttctttctctctttacCACATTCGTGCCTTCATGTGTTACttcaagtacttcccacatctCTTTGGCACTCTTGCATtgtgaaaccctaaaaaacTCATCCATAGTAAGAGCAGAAGCAATAACATTTCTAGCTTTTACATCATACTATGCTCTTCTGTTTTCCTCTTGACTTCACTCagaaaattttttcaaaatagattTTCCATCCATTAATTTAGTGGGTTCAAAGGGACCATTCGGAACAACATCCCATATACCTTTGTCTACTGACTcaagaaaaatttgcattctgattttccaaaaaacataattttcgcTAGTAAATAGAGGTGGTCTATTTGTGGATGTACCTTCATCGAAGGTTTGAGAAACAGAAGCCATTTTCGTATTgagtaatcgattatacaaaaAGAGTAatcgatttgtttttcaaataacttttgaaaaccagctctggtgccaattgttagaattgatggactttgtttctcaacaccaagggggggggggggaattggtgttttataaaaacttgcagtttttaaatctttttcacaaactATAAGGTTCTTGAAATATTTCTTGTGCAGTACGCAAATATGTGTGCAATGAAACAATACGTGTATATGTAATTACAATGAAAATGTACCTAGATaaaggagagaaaaacaaacacaatttttatactagttcgacctcaatgcctacatccagtcacccTCCCAATCAACCTTACATCAGAGAGTAATTCACCATAATGATCAGAGTATTAAAGCCAAGGCTTTACAGAACAACTctcaaatgtaaacacctcacaaactctcgatcaaatatagaaacaacAACACCTGCAAACATAAAACCAGCCGTCCCTGTTGTAGAAAACCCTTTGAGAatcccctctcaaagtcaagagttcctcactcttcttcctgacACGCACATCtagggaaaaagaaaattaaagatcACAAATACTTCTCTCCTGATCAATCAAGATGCACCTTCAAATGTGCTAAAGCGATTATGATGTGTGAGTAAATGTAATTGCATTCATGTCTTAGTTTAGGTCATTTGCATGCATAATTGCATTCATTGAAGGATTTAGTCATGGATTATCTTTGTTTCGGATCATACATtggcattttgtgtttttattgtagattgatgattctaagtgccaaaatcacaatttgggaAGAATTTATGTACAAGATACCAAGATGAAACCAGAGAGTTCAACAACCAAGCTGTGAACAGTCTCACAACCTGTGGAGTTACATGTGGATGTTGCTTCTAAATGGAGTTGCAAAACAGAAAGTTCAACAACTGTGCTGTGAAAGTTCCCACAATCTGTGGAGTAATCTGTGGATTCACAtaagaaaacagaattaaagCAGAGAAGAACACAGGCAGAGTGGGGAGTTTTCCATGGGCTGTGAAAGTTTCCAGGAGCAGTTATTGAGCAGTTATTGATCTCTTTTATGACtgatttaaagagattaaattaaaggaaaattggaggaagttagggaaaaggaaaaccactctCCTAAAAAGGAGGAATTTGTGGAAATGATGGGAGAGGAATGAAAACACGTGGAAGGGGGAGACAAAAAGGGTATTCACGCACAACAAAGGGGcgcttcttcttcgtcttcttcttggAGCTTTTAACTGCAACTTTTTGCGGAActttttgctttttgatttttcttttccattatgcAGAACTAAATTTCCTTTTGTTAGTGGATTGATGTAGtgctttggattatattttctgaacctttttcaattgatgttaagttcattttaattatcctagtgttctatttatgttttaatgtctATTCTATGAGCAGTTTCACAGTTGGGAGATTGGGAATTGCTTGCGTTTATAATTAGAACAGATTAGATGCTGtcacaattgggaaattgggcAGGACTAGTTAGTTTGAATTGAGATATGATTGTTCTTCATGATcttgttgaatttgtaattgGCCTAAGGGATTGGGGATTCAAATTCAAGGGATACGTTTGCCTACTAAGGGATTAGGGGTAAACAAGCTCTAAATAAACTCAAgtggataattataatttacacatCGATTGAAAAGGGgaggaaattatatgaaaaggtatgaaatcaattctctAACATTGTTTATACTATTTGAATTTCCATCACTTGTTTATGTTCATCATTCTACTTGACAATCTTTGTTGctcaaaattaagtaaattagTAAACTAGTACTCAACTCATTCAATCCTTGAGGACGATATTTTGTTACTACAATAcgattggtacacttgccaaacgtACATCAAGTTtctggcgccgttgtcggggattGATTTTAGTTGATTTAGTGATCTAATTAGCTTAAGATTTGagttgttatttgtttttagtaACGTATAATTTTTGTGCAGTGTTTTTGTGTCTTTAAGTTGTTTATGCGAGGTACTGTTGCTTCAGAAGATCTACTTTTTGATTCAGAAATTGAACGCACAGCACGAAGCAACAGAAGTAgtgcaagaagaagaaagcgagaaagaagaaaggaacaGAGACGAATTGAGCAAGAAGAGGAGAGATCAACAATGGCAGAAGAACAAAATCCGAGAAAGACTATACGTGATTATTCTATGCCAGATCCTAATGGTTATCAAGGAAGCATTGTGAGACCTCCTATTCAAGGcaataattttgaaatcaagCTTGCCTTGTTACAAGTCATTCAACAGAATCAATTTGGAGGTGCAGTTTCAGAAGATCCTAATTCTCACCTGGAGAATTTTCTGGCAATCTGTGATACTTTGAAGTATAATGGAGTTTCAGATGATGCAATTCGTTTGAGGCTTTTTCCGTTTTCACTACGGGATAAAGCTAAAAGCTGGCTTCAATCACTACCTCAAGGAAGTATTTCTACATGGGAGGATATGGCTACAAAATTTGTAACCAAATACTTCCCTCCTTCCAAATCAGCGAAAATGAGGAATGAGATCACCTCCTTCGTGCAGCAAGACAATGAATCCTTATATGAGGCGTGGGAGAGGTACAAGGAGCTAATGAGGAAGTGTCCACATCATGCTTTACCTGAATGGTTGCAAGTGCAGACTTTCTATAATGGTCTTTCACCCACTTTTAAGGCAATGTTGGATGCAGCAAGTGGAGGATCATTCATTTTGAAAACACCAGAGGAAGCTTTGGAGACTTTAGAATTAATGGCAAACAACACAGTGAATATGCAGTTTGACCGTCAGAATAGAAAAGCTGGAGTGTTGGAGGTTAATACTTTGGATGCTATCTTAGCACAAAACAAGTTGTTAACACAGCAGATGAATGATTTGACTCAGAAGCTGGGAAATATGCAAGCAAATAATGTGAATACAAGATCTCCAGGGTGTGATTTTTGCGAAGGAATGCATCAAAATGGTGAATGTCAGGCCACTCACCAAGAGGTACAAGTAAATGCAGTGGgacaacaacaaaatcaagtttCTACCAACTTTAATGCAAATTGGAGATCCCAACAAACGAGACCTTGGAGTAATCCAATCCAATCTAACCCGCCAAGGCCttcatatcaatatcaagctCAGCCCAACAATCAGGGAAAAAAGATGTTTACGTTGGAAAATGCACTAGAGAAGTTAACTATGCAAACTTTTACCTTTGTGGAGCAGACTTCAAATTTCATGAGTGAGACAAGAATAAACTTCAAGAACCAGGAAGCTTCAATAAGAAATTTAGAGAACCAGATTGGTCAGCTTTCAAGACAACTCTCTGAGAGATCTCCTGGCACATTCCCTAGTGACACTATACCAAACCCAAGAGAGCAATGCAAGGCAATTCAATTGAGGAATGGAAGAGTGatagagaatgaaaaaaaaaagtgagatggagggagagaaaaagaaaagagtggAAGAAATAGTAGAAGAAAGTGctgaaaaagaagttgagagaaaatgtgaggagaaggaagagggagagaaaaatcAAGAGAGTGAGAAAAAGATGCGTGAGTATGTCCCTACCATTCCATTCCCTCAAAGGTTGAAGAAGCAAGAACAGGCGAAGCAATTTGAAAGATTTCTTGATGTTTTTAAGAAGCTCCACATTAATATTCCATTTGCTGAAGCATTGGAACAAATGCCAAGTTAtgctaaatttatgaaagaCTTGCTGTCAAAGAAGAGGAAGCTTCAAGATGATGAAACAATTATGCTCACAGAGGAGTGCAGTGCAATAATTCAGCAAAAATTACCTCCCAAGTTGAAGGATCCAGGGAGCTTTGTCATTCCATGTGAGATTGGAAATATAATGGTGGGTAAGGCATTGTGTGACCTTGGAGCAAATATTAACTTAATGCCTTTGTCCATTTTTAAAAGGCTGGGTATTGGAGACGTGAAGCCCACTATGATCactctacaattggcagaccGATCGATGACTTATCCTTATGGAATTGTGGAAGATGTTCTAGTAAAGGTGGACAAATTTATTTTCCCAACTGATTTTGTGGTTCTTGACATGGAAGAAGATGCTAAAGTCCCAATCATTTTGGGAAGACCATTTTTAGCAACAGGGAGAGCATTCATAGATGTTGAACAAGGACAGCTGATGTTAAGAGTGGCAGATGAGAAAGTCACATTTTCTATGACTGAAGCAGTGAAGCACAAACTTGACAAAGAAGACTGTTTCAAAGCTGAAATAATTGAGTCTCTTTTGTTGGAAGAGATAAAATTCCAGGTTAAGCAGAGTCCATTAGAGAAAGCTCTATTGTCAGGAATGGAAGCAAAGGAGTTGAAAAGAGGAAGTAATGAGGAAGAGGTATTGAACTGCGCTCAACAATTAGAAGTGCTGAAGCCAATATTCAATTCCACTAGAGGAATAGAAGATTTACACAAGAGTGAAGATGGAGGAGTAGAAACGTCCAAGGTGGAATTGAA
The Vigna angularis cultivar LongXiaoDou No.4 chromosome 5, ASM1680809v1, whole genome shotgun sequence genome window above contains:
- the LOC128196637 gene encoding uncharacterized protein LOC128196637, which translates into the protein MRGTVASEDLLFDSEIERTARSNRSSARRRKRERRKEQRRIEQEEERSTMAEEQNPRKTIRDYSMPDPNGYQGSIVRPPIQGNNFEIKLALLQVIQQNQFGGAVSEDPNSHLENFLAICDTLKYNGVSDDAIRLRLFPFSLRDKAKSWLQSLPQGSISTWEDMATKFVTKYFPPSKSAKMRNEITSFVQQDNESLYEAWERYKELMRKCPHHALPEWLQVQTFYNGLSPTFKAMLDAASGGSFILKTPEEALETLELMANNTVNMQFDRQNRKAGVLEVNTLDAILAQNKLLTQQMNDLTQKLGNMQANNVNTRSPGCDFCEGMHQNGECQATHQEVQVNAVGQQQNQVSTNFNANWRSQQTRPWSNPIQSNPPRPSYQYQAQPNNQGKKMFTLENALEKLTMQTFTFVEQTSNFMSETRINFKNQEASIRNLENQIGQLSRQLSERSPGTFPSDTIPNPREQCKAIQLRNGRVIENEKKK